From Frateuria aurantia DSM 6220, one genomic window encodes:
- a CDS encoding helix-turn-helix transcriptional regulator — translation MPGTAHTSLGQFLRERRSRLDPASFGLPGERRRTPGLRREEVAQRAHISATWYTWLEQGRGGAPSSEVLHRLSTALMLTGPEREHMFILALGHLPEPSYHQADDVSPRLQRVLDAMPEHPAMIRTATWDVVAWNRAAAVVLTDYERLPAGQRNILRLMFGNSRVQAAQDDWLKVARYVVAAFRADAVRAGASGVITDLVRELRQLSPQFDRLWQDHDVAGHGDGVKRLHHPRLGTLDLEFSTFAVEGRPDLCLMVYTAANDETAGRIRQLLAEHAAQGSER, via the coding sequence ATGCCCGGCACCGCCCACACTTCATTGGGACAGTTTCTGCGTGAACGGCGAAGCCGGCTTGATCCGGCCAGCTTCGGGCTGCCGGGCGAGCGCCGCCGCACGCCCGGCCTCCGACGGGAGGAAGTCGCCCAGCGAGCCCATATCAGTGCCACCTGGTATACCTGGCTGGAACAAGGTCGCGGTGGTGCACCATCCAGCGAGGTATTGCATCGGCTGAGCACGGCACTGATGCTGACCGGCCCGGAACGCGAACACATGTTCATCCTGGCACTCGGTCATCTGCCCGAGCCGAGCTACCATCAGGCCGATGATGTCAGTCCGCGCCTGCAACGGGTGCTGGATGCCATGCCCGAGCATCCGGCCATGATCCGCACCGCCACCTGGGACGTGGTGGCCTGGAACCGGGCGGCAGCCGTCGTACTGACCGATTACGAACGCCTGCCGGCGGGCCAGAGGAATATCCTGCGTCTGATGTTCGGCAACAGCCGGGTACAGGCCGCGCAGGATGACTGGCTGAAAGTGGCACGCTATGTGGTGGCGGCCTTTCGTGCCGATGCCGTGCGGGCCGGAGCTTCCGGTGTCATCACGGATCTGGTCCGTGAACTGCGCCAGCTCAGCCCGCAGTTCGATCGCCTGTGGCAGGACCATGACGTCGCCGGTCATGGGGATGGTGTCAAACGATTGCATCACCCCCGACTGGGCACGCTGGATCTGGAGTTTTCCACCTTCGCGGTGGAGGGCCGTCCCGACCTGTGCCTGATGGTCTATACCGCCGCGAATGACGAAACCGCCGGCCGGATCCGGCAGCTGCTTGCTGAGCACGCCGCGCAAGGCAGCGAGCGCTGA
- a CDS encoding SDR family oxidoreductase — MRIFVTGATGFIGSRIVPQLLAAGHQVLGLSRSDPGAAWLAAAGAEVHRGQLEDPESLRAGAEAADAVIHVAFDHDFSRFAAHCEKDYRAIEAMGSALRGSKRPLVITSGVGMGMAAHGVTASEKVVNLEHPNPRSASERAANRLLEAGVNVSVVRLPQVHDTRKQGLITPYIEVCRQRGVMAYVGEGLNRWSAVHVDDAARVYRLAVEQAVAGARWHAVAEEGITARAIAEALAARLQLPVKSVPTDAVAEQFGWMGMFVGMDLPAASALTRQRLGWTPAGPGLLSDLARLDV; from the coding sequence ATGCGCATTTTCGTGACCGGTGCTACCGGCTTTATCGGCTCGCGGATCGTGCCGCAACTGCTTGCGGCAGGGCATCAGGTGCTGGGACTGAGTCGTTCGGACCCAGGCGCCGCCTGGCTGGCCGCGGCGGGAGCGGAGGTCCATCGAGGTCAGCTGGAAGACCCCGAGAGTCTGAGGGCCGGCGCGGAGGCCGCTGATGCCGTGATCCATGTGGCCTTCGATCATGACTTCTCCCGGTTCGCCGCCCATTGTGAAAAGGACTATCGCGCCATCGAGGCGATGGGCTCTGCCCTGCGGGGCTCGAAGCGCCCGCTGGTGATCACCTCCGGCGTCGGCATGGGGATGGCGGCTCATGGCGTCACGGCCAGCGAGAAAGTGGTGAATCTGGAGCATCCCAACCCGCGATCGGCTTCCGAGCGTGCCGCGAACCGGCTGCTCGAGGCCGGTGTGAATGTCTCGGTCGTGCGCCTGCCTCAGGTGCATGACACCCGCAAGCAGGGGCTGATCACGCCCTATATCGAGGTGTGCCGGCAGCGCGGGGTGATGGCTTATGTCGGCGAGGGACTCAATCGCTGGTCGGCGGTCCATGTCGATGATGCGGCGCGGGTCTATCGGCTGGCTGTCGAACAGGCCGTTGCCGGTGCGCGCTGGCATGCCGTGGCTGAGGAGGGCATCACGGCGCGTGCCATTGCCGAGGCCTTGGCGGCGCGTCTGCAGCTGCCTGTGAAGTCCGTGCCGACCGACGCGGTGGCCGAGCAGTTCGGCTGGATGGGCATGTTTGTCGGCATGGACCTGCCTGCTGCCAGTGCCTTGACCCGTCAGCGTCTGGGCTGGACGCCGGCCGGTCCCGGGTTGTTGAGCGATCTGGCCCGGCTCGATGTCTGA
- a CDS encoding RNA pseudouridine synthase: MTEPVRLSKRVVALAQCSRREAEQYIEGGWVRVDGEVEERPQFMVAEQHVSIDPQARLSPIAPVSILLNLAEARPAELGQADIEALLAPENRWEGDFSGVRPLRRHRQQLGMPQPLPPGGTGLVVCSQDARILRMLNDQQQPVEQEFLVDIRGQLDDKGLALLNHGLRINHYALPPAKVSRQSEQRLRFAFKRLQADRIGMMCQAVGVQATSLKRLRIGRQSLSKLPPGRWRYLAPFERF, encoded by the coding sequence ATGACTGAACCGGTCCGCCTCTCCAAACGCGTCGTCGCCCTCGCGCAATGCTCAAGGCGCGAGGCCGAGCAATATATCGAAGGTGGCTGGGTCCGCGTCGACGGCGAGGTCGAGGAGCGTCCTCAATTCATGGTGGCCGAGCAGCATGTCAGCATCGATCCCCAGGCACGACTGAGCCCCATCGCACCGGTCAGCATCCTGCTGAACCTGGCCGAGGCGCGGCCGGCCGAGCTTGGCCAGGCCGATATCGAGGCCTTGCTCGCGCCGGAAAACCGCTGGGAAGGCGATTTCTCGGGCGTACGCCCGCTGCGCCGCCATCGCCAGCAGCTGGGCATGCCTCAGCCCTTGCCGCCTGGTGGCACGGGTCTGGTGGTCTGCAGTCAGGATGCCCGCATCCTGCGCATGCTGAACGATCAGCAGCAGCCCGTGGAACAGGAGTTTCTGGTGGATATCCGCGGCCAGCTCGATGACAAGGGGCTGGCCCTGCTCAATCATGGTCTGCGCATCAATCACTACGCCTTGCCGCCAGCCAAGGTCAGCCGGCAGAGCGAGCAGCGCCTGCGCTTCGCCTTCAAACGCCTGCAGGCAGATCGCATCGGAATGATGTGCCAGGCCGTCGGCGTGCAAGCCACCAGCCTCAAGCGACTGCGCATCGGTCGCCAGTCGCTGTCGAAGCTGCCGCCGGGCCGGTGGCGTTACCTGGCACCATTCGAGCGGTTCTGA
- a CDS encoding PA4780 family RIO1-like protein kinase: MKTPKGLQDLIDDGVIDEVLRPLKSGKEASVYVVRSGDEIRCAKVYKDMAQRSFQARVQYQEGRKVRGSRAARAMGKATRFGRKEAEAAWKHAEVDALYALAAAGVRVPQPYGYFNGVLVMELVVDADGFSAPRLGEVELSAETARAYHRFLIRQIAKMLCTGLIHGDLSEFNVLVGPEGPVIIDLPQVVNASGNNSARTMLRRDVSNITISLSRFAPELLDTWYAEEMWALFELGELHPDTELTGEFEFDEHEADVDSVMQSIIDAREEAIIRQQGREAAAEED; the protein is encoded by the coding sequence ATGAAGACACCCAAGGGTCTGCAGGACCTGATTGATGATGGCGTGATCGATGAAGTCCTGCGGCCGCTGAAAAGCGGCAAGGAAGCTTCCGTATACGTGGTTCGCTCGGGCGACGAGATCCGTTGCGCCAAGGTCTACAAGGACATGGCGCAGCGCAGTTTCCAGGCGCGCGTGCAATACCAGGAGGGGCGCAAGGTGCGCGGCAGTCGCGCTGCACGGGCGATGGGCAAGGCCACCCGCTTCGGCCGCAAGGAGGCGGAAGCCGCCTGGAAGCATGCCGAAGTCGACGCGCTGTATGCGCTGGCGGCGGCCGGCGTGCGGGTGCCGCAGCCTTATGGCTATTTCAACGGGGTTCTGGTGATGGAGCTGGTGGTCGATGCCGACGGTTTTTCGGCGCCGCGACTGGGCGAGGTGGAACTGTCCGCCGAAACCGCGCGGGCGTATCACCGTTTTCTGATCCGGCAGATCGCGAAGATGCTGTGCACGGGTCTGATCCATGGCGATCTTTCCGAGTTCAATGTGCTGGTCGGTCCCGAGGGGCCGGTGATCATCGACCTGCCCCAGGTGGTCAATGCTTCCGGCAACAACTCGGCCCGTACCATGCTGCGGCGGGATGTCAGCAATATCACCATCAGCCTGTCGCGGTTTGCGCCCGAACTGCTCGATACCTGGTATGCCGAAGAGATGTGGGCCTTGTTCGAACTCGGTGAACTGCATCCTGATACCGAGTTGACGGGAGAGTTCGAGTTCGACGAGCACGAGGCGGATGTCGACAGCGTGATGCAGTCGATCATCGATGCCCGTGAAGAGGCGATCATCCGCCAGCAAGGGCGCGAAGCGGCCGCCGAGGAAGACTGA
- a CDS encoding tlde1 domain-containing protein: MPWRYSQRSGYLQQNDVYVEKGYSGSGIGYNNPALARVHDTGPVPVGRYQILPPFHPPETGACTLRLLAGPQTRLSGRSGFMIHGDSRIHPGQASSGCIVLDPRIRRRIWLSGDHVLEVVP, from the coding sequence ATGCCATGGCGTTACAGTCAAAGGAGTGGATATCTCCAGCAGAACGATGTTTATGTGGAGAAGGGCTATTCAGGATCGGGTATTGGTTACAACAATCCTGCATTGGCAAGAGTCCATGATACAGGGCCGGTGCCTGTTGGTCGTTACCAGATACTGCCGCCGTTCCATCCTCCCGAAACAGGGGCTTGTACCCTGCGTCTGCTTGCTGGACCGCAGACGCGATTATCTGGACGCAGCGGTTTCATGATTCATGGTGACAGCCGGATTCATCCAGGCCAGGCCTCAAGCGGCTGCATTGTGCTTGATCCGAGGATCAGACGTCGAATCTGGCTGAGTGGCGATCATGTGCTGGAGGTGGTGCCATGA
- a CDS encoding FKBP-type peptidyl-prolyl cis-trans isomerase — MRWLFSLLALVALSACHATPPAETHGQVDKLVVIDHKLGTGAEAKPGMTVGVHYTGWLYDDQAKDKHGKKFDSSRDRNEVFPFSLGAGEVIPGWDQGVAGMKVGGTRTLYIPASLGYGANGAGDDIPPNASLVFDVELMYVKP; from the coding sequence ATGCGTTGGTTGTTTTCCCTGCTTGCCCTGGTCGCCCTGAGCGCCTGTCACGCCACCCCTCCCGCCGAAACCCACGGCCAGGTCGACAAGCTGGTGGTGATCGACCACAAGCTCGGTACCGGCGCCGAGGCGAAGCCGGGCATGACGGTCGGCGTGCATTACACCGGCTGGCTGTACGACGATCAGGCCAAGGATAAACACGGCAAGAAGTTCGACAGCTCGCGTGACCGCAACGAAGTGTTTCCCTTCAGCCTGGGTGCCGGCGAAGTGATTCCCGGCTGGGACCAGGGCGTGGCCGGCATGAAGGTCGGCGGTACCCGTACCCTGTATATCCCGGCCTCGCTGGGCTATGGCGCCAATGGTGCCGGCGATGACATTCCGCCGAATGCCTCGCTGGTCTTCGATGTGGAGCTGATGTACGTCAAGCCCTGA
- a CDS encoding efflux transporter outer membrane subunit: MKNRRHSLRPLGLALSLLLGGCMVGPDYHRPAVTTRPRYHEMAGWQPAAPAAGAPKGAWWKAFNDPLLDRLEPMVATANQTVAQSYANYRAALAEVRIARSALFPTIGIDSSGTRARTTSATYSARHGINNSGTLEGELSWSPDFWGKTRRSIEQNKATAEADKATLANTLLTEQVALATAVIDLRINDADIALLQQTVAAYRNYLAVIADQDQAGTIAPSDLITARTQLESAQASLIQLGMARAQYSHAIAVLVGRNPGDIDIPPLAALPQLPRIPVGVPSALLQRRPDIAVAERDMAAANEAIGIAIAAYYPTISLSAVDGFSQSPLAGLLKLANHVWSAGAQVSETLLDGGERSGSVAAAKASYDASVAAYRGTVLGAFQDVEDDLSNLRILEQQLQAQEAVVNDARRGAEIAFNEYQAGTVDYTTVATARTTQLVAEQNRLSVIQNRLLDTVNLIGDLGGDWSESSLESSR; encoded by the coding sequence ATGAAAAACCGACGCCATTCTCTTCGTCCCTTGGGTCTGGCCTTGAGCCTGCTGCTGGGTGGCTGCATGGTGGGGCCCGATTATCACCGCCCCGCCGTCACGACACGGCCCCGCTACCACGAGATGGCCGGCTGGCAACCGGCCGCCCCCGCCGCCGGCGCCCCCAAGGGTGCCTGGTGGAAAGCCTTCAACGATCCCTTGCTGGATCGGCTGGAACCCATGGTCGCCACGGCCAACCAGACGGTGGCGCAGAGTTATGCCAACTACCGGGCCGCTCTGGCCGAGGTCAGAATTGCCCGCAGCGCCCTGTTTCCTACCATCGGCATCGACAGCAGCGGCACCCGTGCCCGCACCACCTCGGCCACCTATTCGGCCAGACACGGCATCAACAACAGCGGTACGCTGGAAGGCGAATTGAGCTGGTCGCCGGACTTCTGGGGCAAGACCCGCCGCAGCATCGAACAGAACAAGGCCACGGCCGAGGCCGACAAGGCCACCTTGGCCAATACCCTACTTACCGAACAGGTCGCCCTGGCCACGGCCGTGATCGATCTGCGCATCAACGATGCGGATATCGCTCTGCTGCAACAGACCGTGGCCGCCTACCGGAACTATCTGGCCGTCATCGCCGATCAGGATCAGGCCGGCACGATCGCTCCGTCGGATCTGATCACCGCACGGACCCAGCTGGAAAGCGCCCAAGCCAGCCTGATCCAGCTGGGCATGGCACGCGCCCAGTACAGTCATGCCATCGCGGTGCTGGTCGGCAGAAATCCAGGGGATATAGACATCCCCCCTCTTGCCGCCCTGCCGCAACTGCCCCGGATACCGGTCGGCGTCCCTTCCGCCCTGCTGCAGCGCCGCCCCGACATCGCCGTCGCCGAGCGGGACATGGCGGCAGCCAACGAGGCCATCGGCATCGCCATTGCCGCCTATTATCCGACGATTTCGCTCAGTGCCGTGGACGGCTTCAGTCAGTCACCGTTGGCCGGACTGCTGAAACTGGCCAATCACGTGTGGTCGGCAGGCGCCCAGGTGAGTGAAACCCTGCTTGACGGCGGCGAACGCAGTGGCTCCGTGGCCGCGGCCAAAGCCAGCTACGATGCCTCGGTAGCCGCTTATCGCGGAACGGTGCTGGGCGCCTTCCAGGATGTGGAAGACGATCTGTCGAATCTGCGGATCCTGGAGCAGCAGCTGCAGGCCCAGGAAGCGGTGGTGAATGATGCGCGCCGCGGCGCCGAGATCGCCTTCAACGAGTATCAGGCCGGCACCGTGGATTACACCACGGTGGCCACGGCCCGGACGACCCAGCTCGTCGCCGAGCAGAACCGGCTGAGCGTGATCCAGAACCGGCTGCTGGATACCGTGAACCTGATCGGCGATCTGGGCGGGGACTGGTCGGAAAGTTCGCTCGAATCCTCGCGCTGA
- a CDS encoding efflux RND transporter permease subunit: MNLSALFIHRPVATTLLAISLLLSGLLGYAHLPVAPMPSVSMPVIMVQAHMAGASPDILASTVAEPLEKRLGAIAGVTELTSENYVGQVRITIQFDLDRDIDGAARDVQAAIQAARADMPTTLRSNPTYRKMNPAAAPVMVLALTSDTLTLPQLYDSASSIIMQQLSQIQGVGEVELGGGALPSVRVELEPGKLNSYGIGLEDVRAAISAANANSAKGHLEQDGRRYEVVSNDQISKAAPYRDLVVAYRHAAPVRLRDVAEVLDSSESLRNAGISNGQRAILVIVHAMPGANIVDTVQGIRQVLPSVTATLPNHAHLRVALDRSTSIRAAVDDTQRTLLLAVLLVVAVVFVFLQSSRATLLPAVALPLSIIGTFGPMYLLGYNLDNLSLMALTIATGFVVDDAVVVLENTVRHIEAGKSPLQAALAGSAEVGFTVLSMSLSLIAVFIPILLMPGLVGRLFHEFAVTLSISILLSMLVSLTITPTMCAWLLKPKDSRTASAWATWCNRQFDRFREFYAHTLENVLDHALLIGLCLIGLIVANLLLARRLPATLFPEQDTGILMGQIMADQSISFPAMSGKLVQMQKILQGDPAIQSVTGFTGGRALNTANLFVQLKPLAQRGNDISAAEVVNRLRPKLNQIPGARMFLQAAQDVRAGGRASAAEYQYTLTSDQPDTLYAWVPRLLAELGKHGAQLQDVNSDLQQHGLQVFLKMNRATAMRYGFQPNQIDSVLYDAFGERTVSTVYNPYNQYYVVMELAPRYWQHPQSLSQIWLSTGAANASGSDATQMTTAKGSTGAGTVSRAVANNNTNAIANSKGGTSSGSANSTSRETMVPLGAMASYSTSHTATQVNHQSGTVAATLSFNLPVGGSLSSAKAAIAEAQQAIDMPASIHGRFAGTAQIFTRSMSTMPLLILAALAAVYIVLGMLYENAVHPLTILSTLPSAGIGAVLALLIFGTPFSVIAMIGIILLIGIVKKNGIMMVDVALHLQKTQALSAKQAIHQAAVLRLRPIMMTTAAAVLGAVPLAVGIGQGASLRQPLGITVMGGLMLSQMVTLYTTPVIYLYLDRLSARMGAWSSRQPWSRRMDTRA, from the coding sequence ATGAACCTGTCGGCCCTGTTCATTCACCGGCCGGTGGCAACGACCTTGCTGGCGATCAGCCTGCTGCTGTCAGGTCTGCTGGGCTATGCCCATTTGCCGGTGGCGCCGATGCCCAGCGTGTCCATGCCGGTGATCATGGTCCAGGCCCATATGGCCGGCGCCAGTCCCGACATTCTGGCATCGACGGTCGCCGAGCCGCTGGAAAAACGTCTGGGCGCCATTGCCGGCGTCACCGAGCTGACCTCGGAAAACTACGTCGGACAGGTACGGATCACGATCCAGTTTGATCTGGACCGGGACATCGACGGAGCGGCCCGCGACGTCCAGGCCGCCATCCAGGCCGCACGGGCCGATATGCCCACCACGCTGCGCAGCAATCCCACCTATCGCAAGATGAATCCGGCGGCGGCACCGGTGATGGTGCTGGCGCTGACCTCGGACACCCTGACCCTGCCCCAGCTGTATGACAGCGCCAGCTCCATCATCATGCAGCAGCTCTCGCAGATCCAGGGTGTCGGCGAAGTCGAGCTCGGCGGTGGCGCCCTGCCGTCGGTACGCGTGGAGCTGGAACCCGGCAAGCTCAACAGCTACGGCATCGGCCTGGAAGATGTCCGCGCCGCCATCAGCGCGGCCAATGCCAACAGTGCCAAGGGACATCTGGAACAGGACGGCCGCCGCTACGAAGTCGTGTCCAACGACCAGATCAGCAAGGCCGCACCTTATCGTGATCTGGTCGTGGCCTACCGCCATGCGGCTCCGGTCAGACTGCGGGACGTGGCCGAGGTGCTGGACTCCAGCGAAAGTCTGCGCAATGCAGGGATCAGCAATGGCCAAAGGGCCATCCTGGTGATCGTCCATGCCATGCCGGGGGCCAATATCGTCGATACCGTGCAGGGCATCCGTCAGGTATTGCCGTCCGTGACGGCCACCCTGCCCAACCACGCGCATCTGCGCGTGGCTCTGGACCGCTCGACCTCGATCCGCGCCGCGGTCGACGATACCCAACGCACCCTGCTGCTGGCCGTGCTGCTGGTGGTCGCCGTGGTCTTTGTCTTCCTGCAGTCGTCCAGGGCCACCCTGCTGCCGGCCGTGGCCCTGCCACTGTCCATCATCGGCACCTTCGGGCCCATGTACCTGCTGGGCTACAACCTGGACAACCTGTCTCTGATGGCGCTGACCATCGCCACCGGCTTCGTGGTGGATGACGCCGTGGTGGTGCTGGAAAACACCGTCCGCCATATCGAGGCCGGCAAAAGTCCGCTGCAGGCGGCGCTGGCCGGCAGTGCCGAAGTCGGCTTCACCGTGCTGTCCATGAGCTTGTCGCTGATTGCGGTCTTTATCCCGATCCTGCTGATGCCGGGCCTGGTGGGACGACTGTTCCACGAGTTCGCCGTCACCCTGTCGATATCCATCCTGCTGTCCATGCTGGTCTCGCTGACCATCACCCCCACCATGTGCGCCTGGCTGCTTAAACCGAAAGACAGCCGGACCGCCTCGGCCTGGGCGACATGGTGCAATCGCCAGTTCGATCGTTTCCGCGAGTTCTATGCGCACACCCTGGAAAACGTGCTGGACCATGCCCTGCTGATCGGTCTCTGCCTGATCGGCCTGATCGTCGCGAATCTGCTGCTGGCCCGGCGGCTTCCCGCCACCCTGTTTCCCGAGCAGGATACCGGCATCCTGATGGGACAGATCATGGCCGACCAGAGCATCTCCTTTCCCGCCATGAGCGGCAAGCTGGTCCAGATGCAGAAGATCCTGCAAGGCGACCCGGCCATCCAGAGCGTGACCGGGTTCACCGGAGGACGCGCCCTGAACACGGCCAATCTGTTCGTCCAGCTCAAGCCGCTGGCCCAGCGCGGCAACGATATTTCCGCGGCCGAAGTCGTCAACCGCCTGCGCCCGAAATTGAACCAGATACCCGGAGCCCGAATGTTTCTGCAGGCGGCCCAGGATGTCCGTGCCGGCGGCCGCGCGTCGGCGGCTGAATATCAGTACACGCTGACCAGTGACCAGCCGGACACGCTGTACGCCTGGGTGCCCAGGCTGCTCGCCGAGCTCGGCAAGCACGGTGCGCAACTGCAGGATGTGAACTCCGATCTGCAACAGCATGGCCTGCAGGTATTCCTGAAAATGAACCGCGCAACGGCCATGCGCTACGGCTTCCAGCCCAACCAGATCGACTCGGTGCTTTACGATGCCTTCGGCGAGCGCACGGTTTCAACGGTCTACAACCCCTACAATCAATACTATGTGGTGATGGAGCTGGCGCCACGCTACTGGCAGCATCCGCAGTCGCTGAGCCAGATCTGGCTCAGTACCGGTGCGGCCAATGCCAGCGGATCGGATGCCACCCAGATGACGACGGCCAAGGGCAGCACCGGAGCCGGTACGGTCAGCCGCGCCGTGGCCAACAACAACACCAATGCCATCGCCAACAGCAAAGGCGGCACCTCCAGCGGCAGTGCCAACAGCACCTCGCGGGAAACCATGGTGCCGCTCGGCGCGATGGCCAGCTACAGCACCAGTCATACCGCGACCCAGGTCAACCATCAGTCCGGTACGGTGGCCGCCACCCTTTCCTTCAATCTGCCGGTCGGTGGCTCGCTGTCCTCCGCCAAGGCCGCCATCGCCGAGGCTCAGCAGGCCATCGACATGCCGGCTTCCATCCATGGCCGATTTGCCGGCACCGCCCAGATCTTTACCCGATCCATGTCCACCATGCCGCTGCTGATTCTCGCCGCGCTGGCGGCCGTCTATATCGTGCTTGGCATGCTCTACGAAAATGCGGTACACCCGCTGACCATCCTGTCGACCCTGCCCTCGGCCGGCATCGGCGCGGTGCTGGCACTGCTGATCTTCGGCACACCGTTCTCGGTCATCGCCATGATCGGCATCATTCTGCTGATCGGCATCGTCAAGAAAAACGGCATCATGATGGTCGATGTTGCCCTGCATTTGCAGAAAACCCAGGCACTGAGCGCCAAGCAGGCCATTCATCAGGCCGCCGTGCTGCGCTTGCGGCCGATCATGATGACCACGGCCGCCGCCGTGCTGGGTGCCGTGCCGCTGGCCGTCGGCATCGGCCAGGGCGCCTCCCTGCGCCAGCCGCTGGGCATCACGGTGATGGGCGGCCTGATGCTCAGCCAGATGGTGACGCTCTACACCACCCCCGTCATCTACCTCTACCTGGACCGTTTGAGTGCGCGCATGGGCGCCTGGTCGAGCCGTCAGCCGTGGAGCCGTCGCATGGATACCCGCGCATGA